A stretch of Candidatus Bathyarchaeum sp. DNA encodes these proteins:
- a CDS encoding translation initiation factor IF-2 subunit beta yields the protein MDYKELLERAQSQLPADVSEHKRFEVPQPRSFINGMRTILANFKEICDALNRDPRHVLKFFSKEMATAATMQRNRAIFQGKFYPDTFERLTQRYIKEFVVCPVCTRPDTKIVKDKRFLFLVCEACGARSSISTL from the coding sequence ATGGATTACAAAGAATTACTTGAACGTGCTCAATCGCAGCTTCCAGCAGATGTTAGTGAACACAAACGGTTTGAAGTTCCACAGCCACGAAGCTTCATCAATGGTATGCGAACAATTCTAGCTAATTTCAAAGAAATCTGTGACGCCCTTAACCGTGACCCTCGTCATGTGCTCAAGTTCTTTTCCAAAGAAATGGCCACTGCTGCAACCATGCAACGAAACCGAGCAATCTTTCAAGGAAAATTCTATCCAGATACTTTTGAGCGCCTCACTCAAAGATACATTAAAGAGTTTGTAGTCTGCCCTGTATGCACCCGCCCAGACACAAAAATCGTCAAGGACAAGCGGTTCCTGTTTTTGGTCTGTGAAGCGTGCGGAGCCAGATCTTCAATATCAACCTTGTAG
- a CDS encoding DUF424 family protein codes for MEVYAKLSKCGEHVLLAACDEELLGQVLKQGKIVFKIKEEFYKGPKIPLDDAVSLMEESTVVNLVGPNIVKKAIDKGLVHPEAVLDICGVPHAQIVKV; via the coding sequence TTGGAAGTTTATGCGAAGTTAAGCAAATGTGGGGAGCATGTGCTTCTTGCAGCCTGTGATGAGGAACTGTTAGGTCAGGTTCTAAAACAAGGAAAAATTGTTTTTAAAATCAAAGAAGAATTCTACAAAGGACCAAAAATCCCTCTTGATGATGCTGTCAGTTTGATGGAAGAATCAACTGTAGTGAACCTAGTTGGTCCAAACATCGTAAAAAAAGCCATAGACAAAGGCCTAGTTCACCCCGAAGCAGTTCTAGACATCTGCGGAGTACCCCACGCACAAATCGTTAAAGTCTAG
- a CDS encoding serine protein kinase RIO: MSFRDKVDEKLNRKQRAYEIGSLMKNKRSEDYQVIEEVFDKSTVMTIYDFMNKGIIDEIHGVVNAGKEARIYLGKDLQGNDLAVKIYLTSSAEFKKGMLPYIEGDQRFAHVRRDTRSLIYTWAQKEYKNLQRAHEAKVNVPVPIAVQKNVLIMSFIGKNGERAPLLKESELDDPQKIFKLLLTYMKRLYTKAGLVHADLSEYNIMMWKRKPVIFDVAQSVLTRHPMADKFLRRDLQNIHRYFKRLDSSVQSLEEMYERVTGGRKY, translated from the coding sequence TTGAGTTTTAGAGACAAAGTGGATGAGAAGCTCAACCGTAAGCAACGAGCCTATGAAATTGGTTCTTTGATGAAAAATAAGCGGAGCGAAGATTACCAAGTTATCGAAGAAGTTTTTGACAAATCTACGGTAATGACGATTTATGATTTTATGAACAAAGGAATAATTGACGAAATTCATGGAGTAGTTAATGCTGGAAAAGAAGCTCGAATCTACTTGGGAAAAGACCTTCAAGGAAACGATTTAGCTGTCAAAATTTATCTTACTAGTTCGGCAGAGTTCAAAAAAGGCATGCTTCCTTATATTGAGGGGGATCAAAGATTTGCTCATGTTCGCAGGGACACGCGTTCGTTGATTTATACTTGGGCACAAAAAGAATACAAGAACCTGCAACGTGCCCACGAAGCAAAAGTTAATGTTCCCGTTCCGATTGCGGTGCAAAAGAATGTTTTGATAATGTCCTTTATCGGCAAAAACGGTGAACGTGCGCCCCTGTTAAAAGAAAGTGAACTAGACGACCCCCAAAAAATTTTCAAACTTTTGTTGACTTATATGAAGCGTCTTTACACTAAAGCTGGTTTAGTGCATGCAGACCTAAGTGAATACAACATCATGATGTGGAAAAGAAAACCCGTGATTTTTGATGTTGCCCAATCAGTGTTGACCCGTCATCCCATGGCGGACAAGTTTTTGCGGCGGGATCTGCAAAACATTCATAGATACTTTAAAAGGTTAGATTCAAGCGTGCAATCATTGGAAGAAATGTATGAGAGGGTTACAGGTGGAAGGAAGTACTAG